The Arachis ipaensis cultivar K30076 chromosome B07, Araip1.1, whole genome shotgun sequence genomic interval tccatataggcccgtaaggactccctgacctcctgttttattcccaggagacttggtgcatgttttactttgtctttctggatggagaacctcatcaagaactttcttgagaggtcttcaGAACTGGTAATCGACCTcggagggaggctgtcgaaccacttcatcgctgcttttgacaaggttgtcggaaaagctttgcatcgcgtagcgtcagaagcgtcagccagatacatccgacttttaaagttgctcagatgatgctttggcaggggatctatccgccatcactggttgatctctcgggtccccggcaacagcgccaatgttacggtgggtaaccggagattaatgggctggatggcattggttggcccaaacgtatgaaggaggtggctttcgagtgAATCTGTTattcggtgttcctccgtccgacttgtacgtgtgaaagaatggggggtggtacctgcaaagacactctgatgcctaagttagcaagggtgtgagcaggttagagagtattgggacctcgagatacctgaatggtgtcagtatatttatagtggtgaaccaataaccaccgctgaagtagtgccacctttttaggtggataaccgttcccatatcttagggaggttaagatatggctctatgaagtggtttgagagtttctaggggcagttactcattcgaatgagtgttatctgccaactAACCCTCGTgtccgacttctttagagcaggtCGTGTTTAGTACCGACTTCTtgggatgaaggctggtactggatgaaggccaaccctttgggttgggcctctTTGTTTGGATCTTGGACCTTTATTATTGGGTTAGAGTATGAACAAGTATATTGTACAAAAATATTTTCAGATATATGagatatatttatataatatggGAAGAATATGTGATGCTTGTCGTAATAAtctcatttatttttaataaaaatatgactATATTAAAGTGGGTTCCAATATATTTTAAGGgtattcttttatatatttttacatacaaaaaATTTCGCTGAACAATATAAACATGTTTTATGTTCTCAACATTGATATTTGGTTTCATTTTTATTCATAACATTTGATTTTAACTATATCCCAATCGTTTTAATACGTttcaaatatattttaaaaaatgttgATACTCTGTGACATGGAAAGTATTTGCAGATATGTCACTAATGCGTCAATCTACAATTGACATGTATTATTACCACGTTAATTTAGGTTGTTATCATGTGTACATTGATATTCCCTTTAATCGCTTTTAACTCTTAGTGTGTGTAATTGAgagaattataaataatttttaaaattttaagatgaaaatattatatttttatatttagtttaaaattttaaaaattatttttaagtaagtttgattttaaaaaattaaaatattattattttaatttttatcttttttctgAGTATATTTGATTCATTACTATTAACAGAAAAGGGAACTTGACACCTTCGTAAgcaagattttttattttttaaaaaaggcCATATACTTTGATTGAATCGAAAGTCATTTGTAGAAGACGAAGCCACAGCAtttgtaaaaaagaaaaaaaaaagatagaggTGTAAAGGGAAGGCAACACACACAacgatagaaaaagaaaaagagaaaaatattgattaaattttttaatgTGAAGAATATGTATTAATAtagtatatttaaaaaaaaaaaagaataaaacatTATAAAGGACACGTTTTTTTAAATCATGTGAATGATGTGATTGTGAGGGATTATGTGGAAGCAGTTAGTGTGTTTGGCGGTccttgaagttgaagaagctgaGGTGTCCCTTCATTTTGTGGACCCCACTTCATTTCATTCCCTTCATTCGTAGAATCTTTTGCCACGATTGCATTCACAACCGCCGCTGCTGACTTTCCTTCCTTCTTGTTCCTGGTCTACACagcatttctctttttttatattttttatttaattaaaattaattgttcttctaagtgaaaatgaaaaagaatgaaACATATATATTGGATGAATAGAGGCAGAGTTTGGGAGTAAAAATGAGGACAGATCCATACACTTGCAATATGTaaagaaagagaggagagggggttgtatttgtatttttcttattttttttactttttttataataattaataaaaaataagatataaaatattttaactgAACATAATCCTTGCCGACTAAATTTTAggcttttttacttaaataaattaaataagttcTAAAATTACTCAAATCCCCTAAATCAATTTTTGATACGTAAATACCTTAATCCTAATATTATATAAATCGTGCTAGGGGAATGTGGTTTATATAATATGTTAACCATCATATCCTGTAACGATTTATACATGAATGACTTCTGAGTAATAACACATAAATCGTCCTAAGGTTACCAGCTTTATTAATTGTATGTAAATCGTTGCAGGTTAGGAGGATTTACGTGGTTTCAGGCAAAAACACAAGACCCTGCCACGATTTATGTGTAAGTTATAACCCCAGCACCCTACCACGATTTATTTGTCAGCTATAATCCCCAACATCCTGCCATGATTTATGTTCGAATATCACACCCTAAGACCCAACCATGAGTTACCCACAACTCTTAACGTTACACACAAAAACATACAAAAACCTCCATTTTCACCCTATCTAAGCATTTAGTGATAATGTTGGAGAGAAAGAGAGCCTGCAGCGATGAGAAAGAGGCATTGAGTAACCGCATCTGGCATACAGCAGTGAGAGAATGGgcattaaaaatatcaaattaaataaaaacaatacTAAAAGAgaatactaaaaaattataattaaaattttgacacataattttgtttaataatttaaattttatatattttttacaaaattgttattttttatttgattttatatatttttacggtatattcttgaattatttttatttaatttgatattcTTAATGCCCATTCTCCCACTGCTATATGCCAAATGCGGTCACTCAATGCCTCTTTCGCATCGCTGCGGGCTCTCTTTCTCTCCAACCTTATCACTAAATGCTTAGATATGGTGAAAATGGAGGTTTTTGTATGTTTTTGTGTGTAACAACGTTAAGAGTTGTGGGTAACTCATGGTTAAGTCTTAGGGTGTGATATTCGAACATAAATCATGGCAGGATGTTATTATAGATGACAAATAAATCGTGGTAGGGTGCTGGGGTTATAACTTACACATAAATCGTGGCAGGGTATTGTGTTTTTGCCTGAAACCACGTAAATCCTCCTAACCTGGAACGATTTACATACAATTAATAAAGCTGGCAACCTTAGGACGATTTATATGTTATTACTCAAAAGTCATTCATGCATAAATCGTTCCAGGGTGTAATGATTAACATATTATATAAATCACATTTCCCTAGCACGATTTATATAATATTAGGATTAGGATATTTACGTATCAAAAATtgatttaggagatttgagtAATTTTAGAacttgtttaatttatttaagtaaaaaagccTAAATTTTATGTCCTTATGCACCAGAATTATCTgaaattgaattattttttagtCTAAATATAAGGTTCAATTTTTTTTGGACAGTCTTTGATTTTGTTAGTGTTAAAATATTGTTGTCTGTATTTTTGTGAGgagataaaaataatatttataaaaatttgtaatagaTTGGATCCTGAatatacataaaaatattaatgTATTTATAATAGAATTGATAACTAtctttttgaataattttatttttattgatgagTAATTATTCTCTTTTTTCTAAAAAAGtcattaaaatttttattctaaataaataaaaaatatcttaagAGTCAATTATTTACTCAAGTAAATGAAATCAGactctttatgtttgtttgaagaaaaaatagaagaaagaaaagggaggaaagaaaagaggaagaaaaattattattttttattgtttggttATGAAGAAAAATTggagagaaataaaaaagaatagaaaaaaattggtgaaactactaattttttttctctccaatgttagaaagaagaggaagaaaaaactTATTTTCTCTCACCACTTCCAATATTACccctttatttttttaatatattttataatacaaggataaaattatctttttataacatttttttctttcttattttcctttcatccaaatacatttaaaaaaaaataaaaatccactcaatttcttttcttttctttttatttctttcttttctatttctttctttccaaCCAAATATTTATTACGATATCCTACTTTTATAAAGTCAGATAAATataaattgagttattaaattttttaattagattttattcCATTTAGACATGACCAACTTTTTTTAGACCAAAATAAATGTAGTCTAAAGATTATATACATGTACTTTGACAAAATATCTCTTGCTTGCTTGCTAAACACTTTGTTGGTGTAAAGTGATGAATTAATAGCTGAATTTATAGAAACATATTTTAGAAAAATGATATTTATGGTGAAAACTAGTTGTAGTTCAATAGATTTTAGATATTGATGATTTAAAATAAGGTAAGAAAAACTGGTATGTGGCCAACAATTGTCATTTGATTTTATCTTACATTTAAACTAATACTAAccaatttttcctttttttttaaactaaaaatgTTGGTCTCCTAGTATTATCCAATAAGATACCTATCCAATATTCATTACCTTATAAATAAAGTTGTTtaatgccaatgagtaatagttcaaatggcataatctctccatactcaattaaaagaTTGCGGGTTTGAgtttcatatctttggtaaaaaaaaaaaattgtttaatctttaatttttcaatatatgatttttataattatttgaagtagaattttcatgttttagttATAAACTATTTATTTAGTCTATGTCTCTTTGTTACTATTAATCGCTTTAATTTTTCATAAAGTGAAGCAATTAAcaattctttttaaaatatattaaagaaCTATTAGAGTGATACTATTTATAAGGGTAAATTACTGAAATAAAATATTTGActtttaaaattacaaaaatataatttttgtagtttgaatataaaaatataactttCTATAAATTTATGTAAATCGTAAAAGGAGTCTCACGAATTCGAAATACACATAAATCGCTGGAGGAGTTCCACGTTTACGTTGATGAAGCATTTGGGAAGAAATCGTGGAAGGGGTCCAACGGTTTATGCACGCACCGAATTTTATTATATACACCAACCTAGAGTGAGTGGGATATATTTACATTTATTATTTGTATTGTCAACGAAATAAGACTATATTTTGTAGtacattttaaatttattttaattgtaaaaataatataattttaaacaATTTGGATAATATTGATTTGATTTATACTTTTCAATCTAATTCAATTTTATGCAAATAATTGATTTATACGGTGCtaattgaatttatttttcaaattattttaatttaatctaatataatttgaattaaatagaattatattctatttaaattttaatttttttatttaagtaaactcattcaaatttttaatacatatatttaaataatattttaaatttttaatacctatatttatatatatttatttaaataatactctcaaatttttattaataataacatattttattccaaaatatttaaaatttaaataaatataatttaaagaggagtgctaggaggccagtaaattttatgttttgtaatcatcaattggtcatcaatagtgtttttaatggtgtgagattacatccaatagtaaaagatcactcactttttttttatggttaagtgctggccagattGTTAAAAAAATGCTGCTACCCTAGactttttctaatttaaatttttaaaatcttaaacCTTATTATTTGGATGAGATATAATTCCATATatttgttaataatttttttagtaattaagaaggataaattcaaaataaagaaaaaaaaaagtcctACAACATTACTACGGACAAGCATTTTAAAGGTCTGACCATGTTAACAACCATTTAGTGTACTCAACTTTTCTTTTAACTAAGTTCAAATGTATTCTCTATTTtggattattattttaaaaaattttcaattttttaagcGTAAAACAAATAAAAGTACAAATTATTAAGATAAAGACGACACTCTACCATCACACCACTCATTCaagattagtatatatagtagAATTTGGTGTGTGCATAAACCGTTGAACTCCTTTTACAGTTTATGCATGTTTTCATTGATGTAAACTGAAAACCCTCCAGCGAATTTACATGTATTTCAAATTTGTGAGATTCCTTCCACAGTTTACATAAATttatagaaaattatatttttgtattcAAACCGTAAAAGTTACATTTTCGTAATTTTAAAAGCCAAATATTTTATTTAGATAATTTGTCCTTTTTATAACTTATAAGATATCATCATAAAGACCAAATTAAAAGTTCATTATTTTTCATCTTATTACTATCTATCTTATAAATGAGAATcttatccttttttattttatgaagaGGACGTTGTGGTGAAGTAAGCTTAGTTAGAAAGTCTAATCTACTAAAGCTAAGTGAACTAATAATTAATCATATGAGTCATATTCAATAGACTATAGAGACCTCAACTCAACTTTTCTTTTCTCCTTGTTTCGGTAACTGCCCCGATAAAGATATATACTTCTTCATAAATTCCGGTTCGTGTACAATAATGAATAGTTCCCCCCTTTGCTCCTGCccacaatgatgcaatgcatCTAATTAAAatcttatatatataaaatgattTTCCTGGTTGTAATTTTTTCAAATTCGTGATGGAAAATTCTGccttttccttttatttgtttTGAACTAGTTTCTTCTGAATAGGCTTATTCAATTGATGCAAAGATTGAAATCTTTCAACATGAAttgttaataaataattattaagttGAATTAGTCAATTTCAACTTCTATCCCTCTCATTATTAATTTCAAGCTTATCCATTGCAAAGGAAAAGTGTATATACAACAAggtgaataaaaaaatatttttagcaaCTTTGTTAGAATAATTGCCGATAATATACACATATGTTAAAAGTGCAATAATATATGGTAGGATAACACTTGCTAATAGTAATATACAAGACAAGATTACAAGGCACAAGAAGGACATTGGTTTACATGTTATTTTCAAAGaagtattatattattattattataatgtcacacatattattatattattgatATTGATATACCCTCCTATTCCTGATATATACATCATGTCATGAGTCTCACTCATAGATTATAGTGGTAATAATGTACAcaattttattattgagctttGACGCATCGTCTTTGCAAAGGCCTAAGAGCAAGGGAAGTGAAGACCCACAGCCTAGCGTCGGTCCAAAACGATTGACGTTTACTTGTACAATATCCAATCCAAGCACACAAACAGTTAACACCCACATTTCTTTTTCCTTCGCCCCTCCTCAACCGTACGATTTACAACCACCATGATCATGACGATCACACGTGTATGTTTCCTCTGTACAGTAACAGCCGAAAAAACACGACACCTATGTGTCCTATGTTCGAACGAATATAGTTAGTTACATAATTACATGCACCATTGCCCACTGTATCTCCATCACTTGGCTAATCTTGCACAATCGGCTTCACCGAAACCAAGTCTATGATTTGCAAGATCAAATTCTACCCATTGATTTTGTTGATGGATATTTCCTATTATGTTACTTGCCGCACCCAATCTCTCTGACCTCCCAATCCCCAAACAGTGGACCCCACCGCCCACGTCGGCAAGAACCCTTTCTTTGGGTATGACAATCTCCACTCCCTTCTCGAACTCAAATGCCATGTCCCCTATCAACCGTCCAATCTCAACGGCGTTTCCATCGAAACACATGTCCGCAGCATTGCCGTACACGTACCCCTTCTTGATTCTGGGACCCACCAGCCTCACCACTTCCTCACGCACCCTATTGTAAGCCGCGTCCACTAGATAAGTTAACTCGGATCCGGAGTCAACCATGGTTTGACCCGACCCTCCAGCGTCGGGCTTGAAAACCGAAGGAGGAATGTTCAGCTTTGTGGCCCCAATTCGAATACCTTGCATTGGAACAGTGTAAGCCAAGGGGTCCAGGTTCGGCATGGTTTGACTTTGAGGAAAAGTCAAAATGTCTACATAACGAAAGTGTGAAGAATCCGGGTTGTCCCCAAGGTAAAACGACCCGGTTACAGAACTGGAACGGTCCTGGCGGGTCGGGACGCAGTAACTAAATTTGGTTACTTGGGCCTGGGAAGGGAACGACAAGCGTCCACGATTCATTCCCAAAATGCCCCAGGGGTCTTTGGAGTCCTGAGCACAACCGAGGATTAAAGGAGGGGTAGATTGGGAATTTGAGAGGGCGAGTTTTTCTCGGACGAGTTTGCCCTCGGCGTAGGTGCCGTCTGCGTAGAAGTAGGAGTAGTGACAGATGCGATTCTGGTCGCAGCTAGTGGGGAGGGTAAAATCGGGAACTGGCGGCTTGCAGGCTGGGTGGGTGCAAggtagaagagaaaaagaagaagagagagaaggatCAAACGACGTGGTAGGAGGACGTGGCGATGTCGTTTTGCTATTGGTCCTCTGTTTTGGGTTACACTGAATCCAAGAAAGCTGGCTTCCAGTGTCTAAAACCATTTGTTGAATTTGCGGTGGTGTTCCTATTGGAAGGGACACCACAAGCGCCATGGAATACTTGAAAGATGATTTGACGTTGTAGGAAGAGAGGATCCTGAGTCTTTGGTTCTTGTTGATGGAATTAGATACATGTTTGACGAGAGGTGTTTCTGTTAGTGTAAGAGGAAAAGAAAGAGAGTGGTTGTTGTTGAGTATGAAGGAGGATGAGAAAGGGAACGAGAAGAACAAGAGGAAGATAAGCATGCAGAGTGGCGGTGCCATTGTTTtcagtttgaaaaagaaagatagAGAGAGAGTGAGTGGCAAGGGAAGGGTGTGGTTTAGGGGTTCTATTTATATAGCGAAAATCAGAAGCATGAATTGGTAAATAGTAGTTAGGAATTAGAAAATTACTATTCTGAATTTCTGAGTGAGTGGTAAGGGAAGGGTGTGGTTTAGGGGTTCTAGTTATATAGCGAAGATTATAATATAGCACCATTgggaaaaagaaataataattatAGATGTACCAGTACTACTCATTATGTATTTTACTTTATATGGTTTTAAAGTACTTTCGATACATATTCTGGAAGACTGGAATCATTATTATATTGTACATGAATGATTTTTTCCGttctaatatttttataaagGATTTTAGGAGGAGAAACACAAAACATcagtaataaactaataataatatctcatttcgTATCTTCAAAAGCCAGCATTCCTCTTAGTANNGTCGAATTAAAAAATATTGtaagtaattaaaaaaaatttaataattaaaataaattaataaaaaataataaaaatttattttatttaatatttatttattattataataattaataaatattaaataaaatattttttttccttcctaAAATCACCGGAATAAGAATATAGAAAGATGAACGCGGTTTCTTTGGTTGGATTGGTGCGTGTTATTATATATTTTCTTGTTTGGCAGCAGCAAAGAGTAGTAGTAATCTAGCTTAGGATATGGGAGCTTCACATCTTAATGATATATGATGAATGCTACACATACAATTAAAGCGGGTTTTGGTGTGTAATCTATTTCATTGAATTTTCTCTATCTTTCCACTCGCCACTCCTTTTTGAATGCTTTCATTCATTGATTTTGGTTTTTTAATTAATTGGACGATGGCGTAACGAGTTTTTGTTCCAAACGTTTATGTGATGGCTGCTTttgtctttctctttctttttcactcTCTCTTTTTGTGACTAAAATCGTTTCTTCGTGACACTACTTCATTAATCAATGAACTAGTGTTGACGTGTGTGTACGTGTAAACCAGgactaattaattaagaaaagaaaattataattataaataaattgtaTGGTTGTGCAATGAAGTAGCAATTACGAATTTTTCATTggaacaaaattaataaaattcaaagCTAAGCCACGAGAATAATGATGGGACGATTACTTACCTCATATACATTCATACATGTCACTTTTTTCTTTGTGTACAACATCACAGGTTACTTTATTATTAGTGTCTTTAATCACTGGATAGATGATGATGTTACGTAAGTATAGCTTTCATTgatcttttttaaattattttttaaactaaTTGTGTGACCATAGAAGAGTACTTTCCAGTTTCCCCAGATCCTTGCTAACGTAAATTATAAAAGTTTGAGTTGGAAGTGTATTATGAATTCAGGCACTATATATAGTAGTCAACTAGTCACCGAGTTTATAGTCTTATTTATAACTATATGTATATTTTGATAAGGAAAAGTATATGAAGTTATGAACCAACAATAATCAGCTAATTTTTTAaactattttatttaataattaattttaaattttttaaatttaaatttgaataattaaaagCTGATTAAATAAATCCTAATTAAAAATGGTACAAAtccttctttttttctctcttattttcaTAGCCATGGACAGaaatttttctcctttttttcctCTCTCACTTCCGTAGCCACACCGTCCACACTCCTCTCCAATTAGTACAGCCACCACGACACCCAGAACTGTACTGTTAGGCGACACCCCACAGTCGCTTCTCCTCCGTCGTGAAAGAAATTAGAAATAGCTCCAGAAGGAATGCCACCGACAACCACCGTCCAACAGCGCGGGCATCGTCCTCTCGTGCCGCAGCCACCTCCGCACACTACTCCCATCATGACTTCCTTCACCGTCACAGCAACCACCGACAACGTAGCAACTTCCGCCTTGACGTGTACCCCAGTCGATCAACCGCGTCTCCTCCCTAGCGACCTGGGTTTTTTTCCTTCCCATCTTAGAGTTTTAGTTTAACTTGTGTTTTTTATtatgaatgttttttttttttgaatgtttTTAATCGATATTGTTCTGAGAATTAAACTCTTATAGTGTTGGATATTTCTTTTTGAGATAATTAGTAGTTTCTTTTTAGTGTTACTCTTTTTTTGTACAGTTTATTTCTTTTCTACCTAGGGTTCTCCATGCCTTCTTTATTAGGTTTTAGTAATAAGAATTTAGTTTAGAATAATTCATTCTTCTAAATTTGACTAATTATTAATTATGCATTTGTGAATGAAAGTGGATGTTGGGGATTTACTGAATACATTTAACCTTTGATTTCATAACTATTGATGGTTCTTACTTGGTTTCTATACTTTTTTATAGGCTCTGGGATATTCTTGATTGAATAATGTGTTTTTGCTTATGGCTGAATGCACCACCAAAGAGTGATGTACCAATCATTGAACCTGATATGCTCAATGGAGCtgatggccttatcttcggcttCCCCACGCAGTTCGGAA includes:
- the LOC107609249 gene encoding aspartic proteinase PCS1, whose protein sequence is MAPPLCMLIFLLFFSFPFSSSFILNNNHSLSFPLTLTETPLVKHVSNSINKNQRLRILSSYNVKSSFKYSMALVVSLPIGTPPQIQQMVLDTGSQLSWIQCNPKQRTNSKTTSPRPPTTSFDPSLSSSFSLLPCTHPACKPPVPDFTLPTSCDQNRICHYSYFYADGTYAEGKLVREKLALSNSQSTPPLILGCAQDSKDPWGILGMNRGRLSFPSQAQVTKFSYCVPTRQDRSSSVTGSFYLGDNPDSSHFRYVDILTFPQSQTMPNLDPLAYTVPMQGIRIGATKLNIPPSVFKPDAGGSGQTMVDSGSELTYLVDAAYNRVREEVVRLVGPRIKKGYVYGNAADMCFDGNAVEIGRLIGDMAFEFEKGVEIVIPKERVLADVGGGVHCLGIGRSERLGAASNIIGNIHQQNQWVEFDLANHRLGFGEADCARLAK